A section of the Candidatus Bathyarchaeota archaeon genome encodes:
- the trpB gene encoding tryptophan synthase subunit beta: MKLSNYPIDGKYGKYGGRFVPEVLMEAITELEKAYSEAKADPTFQKQLDYYLAEFVGRPTPLYFAENLTRKLGGAKIYLKREDLAHGGAHKINNTLGQALLAKRMGKTRVIAETGAGQHGVATAIACAALGLKGVVYMGTEDCERQRLNVFRMKLLDTEVYPVDSGSKTLKDSINEAFRDWVTNLESTYYLIGSTMGPHPYPMIVRDFQSVIGKEIKQQFKQKTGGLPDALVACVGGGSNAMGTFYPFEDDTDVKLYGVEAAGEGIESGKHSATLAAGSEGVFHGMYTYVLQDKNGQISQTHSVSAGLDYPGVGPEHSFLKSIKRAEYAYVNDKEAVDAFLLLCKQEGILPALESSHAIAHAVKLAPKMQKSQSIVVTLSGRGDKDVETIAKYMGAKI, from the coding sequence TTGAAGTTAAGCAACTACCCCATAGACGGAAAATACGGCAAGTACGGCGGACGCTTCGTCCCTGAGGTCTTGATGGAAGCCATCACCGAGTTAGAAAAGGCATACTCGGAAGCCAAAGCGGACCCAACTTTCCAAAAACAACTCGACTACTACCTCGCCGAATTCGTCGGCAGACCTACACCGCTCTATTTCGCCGAAAACCTCACCCGCAAACTCGGCGGCGCAAAAATTTACCTGAAACGCGAAGACCTCGCACATGGCGGCGCACACAAAATCAACAACACACTGGGGCAAGCGCTACTCGCCAAACGGATGGGTAAAACCCGCGTCATAGCCGAAACAGGCGCAGGACAACACGGCGTCGCCACAGCAATCGCATGCGCTGCACTTGGATTGAAAGGCGTCGTATACATGGGAACCGAGGATTGTGAGCGGCAGCGGCTGAACGTTTTTCGCATGAAGCTCCTTGACACCGAAGTTTACCCTGTCGATTCAGGTTCTAAAACCTTGAAGGACTCCATTAACGAGGCGTTTCGTGACTGGGTAACCAACTTGGAATCTACATATTACCTCATCGGCTCCACCATGGGGCCACATCCATACCCCATGATCGTGCGAGACTTCCAAAGCGTCATCGGCAAAGAAATCAAGCAACAGTTCAAGCAGAAAACAGGCGGTTTACCCGACGCGCTGGTTGCCTGCGTCGGCGGCGGCTCCAACGCGATGGGAACCTTCTACCCCTTCGAAGACGACACAGACGTCAAGCTCTATGGCGTCGAAGCCGCAGGTGAAGGCATCGAATCAGGCAAACACTCCGCTACGTTGGCGGCTGGCAGCGAAGGAGTATTTCACGGAATGTACACCTATGTACTGCAGGACAAAAACGGGCAGATATCCCAAACCCACAGCGTGTCTGCAGGCTTAGATTACCCCGGTGTCGGCCCAGAGCACTCCTTCCTCAAATCCATCAAACGAGCTGAATACGCCTACGTTAACGACAAAGAAGCGGTAGACGCTTTTCTGTTGCTCTGCAAACAAGAAGGAATTCTTCCCGCGTTAGAATCCTCGCATGCCATAGCGCACGCCGTCAAGTTAGCGCCGAAGATGCAGAAGTCACAATCCATCGTAGTTACACTCTCGGGGCGCGGAGACAAAGACGTAGAAACAATAGCCAAATACATGGGTGCAAAGATATGA
- the trpE gene encoding anthranilate synthase component I: MEVFSKLHQHYQTTYLLESIEGPQKLAQFSFLGFDPKTTITAKNGTLTITNTKTAQTTTQQTSDPFKIIQQQLRPYDNDMVDFRFVGGALGYISYDAIRYIEKLPNQKPDTLGFPDIEMGIFEDGVVFDHTQNQAYYYFRGENRLSEIEELLKEPATKDSPFSYTQPTVDTAKADFEKAVVKAKEYVTAGDIFQVVLSKRFQFQYSGSLLSFYKSLRQINPSPYMFYYKSGSRQIVGASPEMIVRVDKRKVITFPIAGTAPFTPNPEENQRLANDLLKDQKERAEHVMLVDLARNDIGRISKYGSVSVPEFMQVHQFSHVQHIVSQVMGDLQEGLESFDALKAVFPAGTVSGAPKVRAMEIIEELETSRRGPYAGAVGYFSCNGNADFAITIRTLFAEGNRAYIQAGAGIVADSNPEKEWYETDHKAKALMKALEHAAGERQP; this comes from the coding sequence ATAGAAGTATTCTCAAAACTCCACCAACACTACCAAACCACATACCTCCTCGAATCCATCGAAGGCCCCCAAAAACTCGCCCAGTTCAGCTTCTTAGGCTTCGACCCAAAAACCACCATAACCGCCAAAAACGGCACCCTAACCATCACCAACACCAAAACAGCCCAAACCACTACTCAGCAAACCAGCGACCCCTTCAAAATCATCCAACAACAACTCCGCCCCTACGACAACGACATGGTGGACTTCCGTTTCGTCGGAGGCGCATTAGGCTACATCAGCTACGACGCCATACGCTACATCGAAAAGCTACCAAACCAGAAACCCGACACCCTCGGTTTCCCCGACATTGAGATGGGCATCTTTGAGGACGGCGTCGTTTTTGACCACACCCAAAACCAAGCCTACTACTATTTCCGCGGAGAAAACCGCCTAAGCGAAATCGAAGAACTACTCAAAGAACCCGCCACAAAAGATTCACCCTTCAGCTACACGCAGCCAACAGTTGACACAGCTAAAGCTGATTTCGAGAAAGCCGTCGTGAAAGCTAAAGAGTACGTTACAGCAGGCGACATCTTCCAAGTAGTTCTCTCCAAACGCTTCCAATTCCAATACAGCGGTAGCCTGCTCTCTTTCTACAAGAGTCTGCGTCAAATCAACCCCTCACCCTACATGTTCTATTACAAGTCAGGAAGCCGCCAAATCGTCGGTGCAAGCCCCGAAATGATAGTCCGAGTAGATAAACGCAAAGTCATAACCTTCCCCATCGCTGGCACTGCACCCTTCACGCCCAACCCAGAAGAAAACCAGCGCCTCGCCAACGATTTACTCAAAGACCAAAAAGAACGCGCTGAACACGTCATGCTGGTTGATTTAGCCAGAAACGACATTGGCAGAATCAGCAAGTACGGCAGCGTTTCTGTCCCAGAGTTTATGCAAGTGCACCAGTTTAGCCATGTTCAACACATTGTTTCCCAAGTTATGGGTGACTTGCAGGAGGGTTTAGAGAGTTTTGATGCTCTCAAAGCGGTTTTTCCAGCGGGTACGGTTTCTGGAGCACCTAAAGTTCGCGCCATGGAAATCATTGAGGAACTTGAAACTTCACGTCGTGGACCATACGCTGGCGCTGTGGGTTACTTTAGCTGTAACGGCAACGCGGATTTTGCCATAACCATACGCACCCTGTTCGCGGAAGGCAACCGAGCGTACATCCAAGCAGGCGCAGGGATTGTTGCGGACTCGAACCCTGAGAAAGAGTGGTATGAAACGGACCACAAAGCCAAGGCATTGATGAAGGCGCTTGAACATGCCGCAGGAGAAAGACAACCATGA
- the trpD gene encoding anthranilate phosphoribosyltransferase — MILEGIQKLIEGASLTFEESGAIMTEIMSGKATNSQTAAFLTALRMKGESVEELIAFASVMKVHCRQIHPKVKGRLVDTCGTGGDKVKTFNVSTAAAFVIAGAGVPVAKHGNRAVTSKSGSADVLEKLGLSLSLEPQTIEQIIEQVGVGFMFAPAFHPAMKYAAEPRREIGIRTVFNILGPLTNPASAAGQLLGVYDAKLVEPMAYTLQKLGCEEAIVVHGLDGLDEISTLGKTAMAHVKEGKVTRKTLVPADFGVKKAAVKDLHCDSADESAESMFKILNGKANGTAKADIVLVNAAAGIIVGGKACDFAEGLELAKKSVNSGAAYAKLKELVKASGGNLANLEELESNE, encoded by the coding sequence TTGATTCTCGAGGGCATCCAAAAACTCATCGAAGGCGCCAGCCTCACTTTCGAGGAATCAGGTGCGATAATGACTGAGATAATGTCGGGTAAAGCCACCAACTCACAAACCGCAGCATTTCTCACAGCCCTGCGCATGAAAGGCGAATCAGTCGAAGAACTCATCGCGTTTGCTTCAGTTATGAAGGTACACTGCCGCCAAATCCACCCCAAAGTCAAGGGTCGACTTGTGGACACTTGTGGAACTGGAGGCGACAAAGTCAAAACCTTCAACGTCAGCACAGCTGCTGCGTTTGTCATCGCTGGCGCAGGCGTTCCAGTCGCGAAGCATGGCAACAGGGCAGTGACGAGTAAAAGCGGAAGCGCCGATGTCTTAGAAAAACTAGGGTTGAGTCTCTCTTTGGAACCCCAAACCATAGAACAAATCATTGAGCAAGTCGGTGTTGGGTTTATGTTTGCGCCAGCCTTCCACCCCGCCATGAAATACGCCGCTGAACCCAGACGTGAAATCGGCATACGCACCGTTTTCAACATCTTGGGGCCTCTAACTAACCCTGCATCTGCCGCTGGGCAACTGCTCGGTGTCTACGATGCCAAATTGGTTGAGCCGATGGCGTACACGCTGCAAAAGTTGGGTTGCGAAGAAGCGATTGTGGTGCATGGTCTTGATGGGCTTGACGAAATCTCAACATTGGGGAAAACAGCAATGGCCCACGTTAAAGAGGGAAAAGTGACACGTAAAACGCTGGTTCCAGCTGATTTCGGAGTGAAAAAGGCTGCAGTTAAAGATTTGCATTGTGACTCTGCTGATGAAAGCGCTGAAAGCATGTTCAAAATCCTAAACGGAAAAGCAAACGGCACCGCTAAAGCCGACATAGTTCTCGTTAACGCAGCTGCGGGAATCATCGTCGGCGGAAAAGCCTGCGACTTCGCTGAAGGATTGGAGTTAGCCAAAAAATCTGTCAACAGCGGCGCAGCTTACGCTAAACTCAAAGAATTAGTCAAAGCGTCAGGCGGCAACTTGGCAAACCTTGAGGAGTTAGAATCAAATGAGTGA
- a CDS encoding aminodeoxychorismate/anthranilate synthase component II, producing MKVLVIDNYDSFVYNLVQYIGEQGTETAVYRNDQITLQEAAQLKPDRIVISPGPGNPEDDKFFGVCKAILQTLSPTIPTLGVCLGHQGIIHTYGGKVVHAKKLMHGKTCVIRHDQKGIFKGVRNPFNATRYHSLAGERTSIPECLQITAEAIDDGEIMGIRHIKYPIYGVQFHPESILCEDGKIIIKNFLGIKP from the coding sequence ATGAAAGTTTTAGTCATTGACAATTACGATTCATTCGTCTACAACCTCGTCCAATACATAGGTGAACAAGGTACAGAAACCGCAGTTTACCGAAACGACCAAATCACCCTTCAAGAAGCTGCCCAACTCAAACCAGACCGCATCGTCATCTCACCTGGACCAGGCAACCCTGAAGACGACAAATTCTTCGGCGTCTGCAAAGCAATACTGCAAACACTTAGCCCCACTATTCCCACACTCGGCGTCTGCCTCGGTCACCAAGGCATCATCCACACCTATGGCGGCAAAGTCGTGCACGCCAAAAAACTCATGCATGGCAAAACCTGTGTTATACGCCACGACCAGAAAGGCATCTTCAAAGGCGTTCGCAACCCCTTCAACGCCACACGTTACCACTCGCTGGCAGGCGAACGAACTTCAATTCCAGAGTGTCTCCAAATTACTGCTGAAGCCATAGATGATGGAGAAATCATGGGTATACGTCACATCAAGTACCCAATCTATGGCGTCCAGTTCCACCCTGAAAGCATCCTTTGCGAAGACGGAAAAATCATAATCAAAAACTTCTTGGGGATAAAGCCTTGA
- a CDS encoding indole-3-glycerol-phosphate synthase, with the protein MSDFLDTLAMDAVKTIERGYYQNIPTRSHPKISLKTAIQNCKINAVITEIKSASPSLGTIRSNTNPAEIAKAMQSGGAVGLSVLTEPIHFNGSLEALIQARTAVDLPILMKDIVIVADQIEAAAKIGANAVLLIQALFDRRCTEMDVDKMIAYAHAKGLEVLLETHTEAEFEVAVETEADLVGINNRNLATLKIDLNTTQQILQNYRKQGKTVVSESGIKSPSDLQFLRGCGADAFLVGSSIMLTKDVESKVKELVNTP; encoded by the coding sequence ATGAGTGATTTTCTGGACACTTTGGCGATGGACGCCGTCAAGACAATTGAACGCGGCTACTACCAAAACATCCCAACGCGAAGCCACCCAAAAATCAGCCTCAAAACTGCAATCCAAAACTGCAAAATAAACGCCGTCATAACCGAAATAAAATCGGCATCGCCCTCGCTTGGAACCATACGCAGCAACACAAACCCCGCTGAAATCGCAAAAGCTATGCAGAGTGGCGGCGCTGTAGGGCTTTCGGTTTTGACGGAACCCATTCACTTCAATGGTTCACTTGAAGCCCTCATCCAAGCACGCACTGCAGTGGATTTGCCGATTCTGATGAAAGATATAGTTATCGTTGCAGACCAAATTGAGGCGGCAGCAAAAATCGGCGCAAACGCTGTCCTGCTTATTCAGGCGTTGTTTGATAGGCGTTGCACAGAAATGGATGTTGACAAAATGATAGCTTATGCGCACGCGAAGGGATTGGAAGTGTTGCTTGAAACTCACACTGAAGCCGAATTCGAAGTAGCCGTCGAAACAGAGGCAGATTTGGTCGGCATAAACAACCGCAACCTCGCCACCTTAAAAATCGACCTAAACACCACCCAGCAAATCCTCCAAAACTACCGCAAACAAGGCAAAACTGTGGTAAGCGAAAGCGGCATAAAATCGCCTTCTGATTTACAGTTTCTGCGCGGTTGCGGTGCGGACGCTTTTTTGGTCGGTTCAAGTATCATGTTAACGAAAGACGTTGAAAGTAAAGTTAAGGAGTTAGTGAATACCCCTTGA